A segment of the Odoribacter splanchnicus DSM 20712 genome:
TTCAAGTTGCCCGTTCAAAACGAAATTTTCCACTTTCGGTAGATACTCCCATAAAAGAGTTGCTTACTCATTTGGATTTGATTGATGAAAACGATAGGATTGCCAATGCTGCAATTCTGCTTTTCGGCAAGAAACCTCAGAAATATTTCATACCTTCAGAAGTTAAATGCGTTCAGTTTTATGGTAATGTGGTGAGAAAGCCTATGCCAGCATATCAGATTTATCGTGGAGATGTATTTGAATTGGTGGATCAATCAACGAGTTTTGTAATGAGTCGTGTGAATAATTGGGTGGGTACTCGTGATGAAGGAGAAACAGCATCTGTTCCAACTCATCCTGAATTGCCTATTGATGCAGTTAAAGAAGCGATTGTCAATGCCATTTGTCATAGAGATTATACGAGTAATGCAAGTGTTCAGGTGATGCTATTCCGGAATAGGCTGGAGATTTGGAATCCAGGACAACTACCGTATGGACTCACGGTGCAGAAACTTCAAGGACCTCATAAGTCTCTGCCGACTAATCCATTGATAGCCGATCCGATGTATTGGAAGGGGTATATCGAGAAGGTTGGTACTGGTACAGAAGATATTATTGAGAAATGTCGCGATTATGGGTTGAAGACACCGGAGTTTTACCAGGAGGAAGATTTCAGAGTAGTCATTTGGAGGACAGAAGAGCAAAGCGATCCAAAGCGATCCAAAGATGATCCAAAGATGATCCAAAGTGATCCAAAAGAAGTCGAAGACCTTATTGGACTGATAAAGAATAATCCTTCTATATCAAGGGCAGAACTTGCAAGAAGGCTTGATTTAAGTGAACGGCAAGTTCGTAAGATAATGGGGCAATTACGAGCAGATGAAAGGCTGACTAGAAAGGGAGGTAAAATAGGAGAATGGATAATAACTGATAAATAAGATAAAATAGCCAATCTCTTTGCCCTTTATATCAAAATACAATTTAAGGGACATTGTCTCGGATATGTGAATGGAACTACCGTACTTCACCTTAATAAAAAAGCATTGCCCGAATTTGAAATCAGAATACCCTCCGAATATGAGGCAAGAACGATGAACGCCACCTTTGCCATTTTGAGCAAATGGCAAAGGTGTTACAAGAAAATGACAGGCTTATTTGCCTTCGTGACACACTTCTTCCGAAACTAATGTAGGGCAAGCTGAAAATCAAAGAGATAGAAGCTAAACTAGGTGGTCAAACCAACTGCTAAATTCTCATTTATCTTTTTTTCCGCCTCCAGATTACCACTAAAACCAATAGTATCCCAACGATCAGCATCCCGGTAAATACAGGTTTCAGACCGATTAAGGTATTCCGGTTTTCTTGCGCCGGCTGATAAGAAACCTCTTTTTTCAACACCACCGCATTCTGCCTATGTTCGGTTTGCACTTCCCGGGTCCTGTCCAATTGTTTCTGATATACTTCACGGCCATTTTCAGATATATGAGAAATTACAAATTTCTGCAATTTCTGATTATCGCATACAAATCCGGAACAGGCCGGTCCATGCTCACTGATAAACCGGACATGCAAGCCGGATATTTCCCTCAATTGCTCCTCCGTTGCTTTCCAGTATCCTTTCCGTGCTGTTTCTAACATCACTGCTGTAATCTCCTGCAACGCTGCCGGATTTTCCGCTTCAAAAAAACGGTGTATCCCCAGATTGAACTCATCTTTTACATACACTTGATAGATACGATCCCAAATATCGTTTCCTATCACCGAAGGCTTCATCACATTCCATCCGAAAGTATTCCGGATCGTTTCACCAAAAAGAGCGGCCGACGAAGCACCTCCTTTCATTTTTTCACGAATATACTCAGGATTAAAAAGAGTAGTACGTCCTTCTACCCCTATCGCCTCTTTCAGGTCCTGCACGCGCATGTGGTTCCTGTTCCGGTAGTCACTCAAATAAGTTTCCGGATCCTTACCCGTAATCTGCCTTATCGTAAGATTCAGACCACCCATAAACTCATAAACATGATCCAAACTCAAAGCTCCCCATGTATTACTCTGACGGGGTTGAACAACCACATCCGCATCATGTAGAGCCGCTTCAAAAACTTCTTTACCATACTTACCCCAGGCTTTACCGTCACTGTACATCATCCCCATATTCACTAGATAACGGGCAGCAATCTCGGATTCCTTTTCCCAGGCATCTCCTTTTTCCACCAATCCTGTGATTCCCGTTCCATAACCGGCTCCACCGAAAACACGTACTGTCGACAGTTCACGGGCTTCTTTCGGAGAGAAACCTTTTTCCAACAAAATTCTTTCTGATTCTACCGTTCCTTCCGACACATAATTCCCGCAAGTGTCATTTTCCGACTGAGCCACCATTTTCACAGCCTTAGTCAATAATTCCAAACGGGAAGCAGCCACATCACGTAATTGTCCGGAGGTCTGAACCACAACGTCTATCCTCGGCCGACCCAGTTCAGCCGATGGAATCAAACGCAGATCTGTCACACGATTCATTCCGTCACGAACAGGGGCAACCCCCAACATATACAAAGCCTGAGCCAAAGTCGCTCCCTCAGTTTCGATAAACTCCCCCGCCCAAAAAGTGTAACTGACTTTACGCGGATATTCACCATGCTTACGATAATACCGGTCGAGCGTGGACTTGGCCAACGCCTTCCCTTCGTCCCAGGCCCTCACACCAGGTGTTGCTTCGGCATTAATACCGAAGAGATTACGCCCGGTCGGCAGTGTATTCGGATTACGCACAGCATCCCCTCCCGGCGACGGAGCTATAAATCCACCGTTCAACGCATTCAACAACGAACGCATTTCCCGTTCCGGAGACTCACGCAATTCCTGTACATACTGTTGTATATTTTCAGCTGTCCGCTCAATCTCCCCAACCGCCTGTGCAAATTCTTTTTCTTCCGCCGGAACTTCCGGCATCTCCGCTTTTTTCCCTTCCGCTTCCGCCTTTTTCCGGGCTTCAATCCTTTTTTTCACCCAATCCGGCATCTTACCGACTTTCGGAATTCCGGCCGGCATTTTCATTCCTCCCTCACTTTTTTTCACGCCTTCGGAAATATTATTACCTGCTTCCGAAGCCATCGCCATCATCTCACTCATCGACAATTGCCGCGGACTTACAGCCATTTCCGTCGCTTTCGCCCGCATCACATCTTCCATATTCACCCCCAACTCCCCGAGCGACAAATTGCTGCCAGTCCGTAGTGCCTTTCTCACCAACTGACGGGAATCTGACAAATAGTATCTGGATATAAACACATTATCATTATATTGTTCCGGTGTAATTTTCCCTTTCTGCCGGTCAAGCCGGGCCAGACTATAGGCCAGTGGCTCGGCACTCATGGCAACGACAGTCTCCTCCATTTCTTTCCCGGCATACACTTGCCCCATTGTATAAAGCTTGCCCGTCATCTTTTCATTGGCAATTTCTTCGGCAAAACTCTCTACCTGCCGAATCTCCTGCTCTGTACTCGGTATAGTAATCACACTATCCAGCTGCAAATCATGATGTAATCCCAATGCAACCACCTTCCGCTTAATCTGCAATGCCACCTCCTGTCGTTGTACTTCCGAAGTCCGGTCGTAACGAGCAATCAAGTCGAAAAGTTCTTCATACTGTCCGCGTGTACGGCTCTCCATAAACGGAGGTGTCAGATAAGACACCAGTGAAGCATACGTCCTTCGCCTGGCTACGATCCCTTCACCCACATTTGCAATGGTATAATAATAAAAATGCGGTAAAGTTCCTACCATCCGGTCTGACCAGTCCTCCCGCGACAGAGCGGCCTGCTTACCCGGCGTAAATTCCAGGCTACCATGCGTTCCGAAATGGATTAAGGCATCCGCTTTAAATCCGTTCTGAATCCAAAGGTAAGGAGCCATATAAGCATGAGGTGGTGCCACCTTTGCACCATGTACAATCTTAAACTCATCATCCCCGGATGCCGCAGGTGGTTGTGGCATTAAAACCACATTTCCAAAATGCAGACAAGCAAACGCCAAAGCCGGTTCACCATCTTGTTCCCCAACCATATAACTACCGGGAGCCTCTCCATAACGCTCCACCACCTCCGCATATTTTTCCGGAGTCAACACCTTTTGCACCCACGCTTCATAATCCGATTTTTTTATCCACTCAGGATGTCCCGTCGCCATAAACTCCGCAATCCGTCCCTTCGCATAACTACCGAAAACACTACCTTCCCGTTGGAGCATCGCCTCGAATTCCTTTTCCGTTTCCGGAATACCCTCTAC
Coding sequences within it:
- a CDS encoding ATP-binding protein, with amino-acid sequence MRRIKIFISSVQSEFSKERAMLCHYIRTDVLLGKFFEPFIFEEVPANEYPISHVYLNEVKLCDIYLGLYGNLYGYEDAEGVSPTEREYDLAAELHKSRLIYIKSINEDDRHPKETALIKKVERDIVRKTFVDLEGLRTSVYASLIRYLEEKEYIRWRPFDASYDNGATLDDLDEDKIRSFLQVARSKRNFPLSVDTPIKELLTHLDLIDENDRIANAAILLFGKKPQKYFIPSEVKCVQFYGNVVRKPMPAYQIYRGDVFELVDQSTSFVMSRVNNWVGTRDEGETASVPTHPELPIDAVKEAIVNAICHRDYTSNASVQVMLFRNRLEIWNPGQLPYGLTVQKLQGPHKSLPTNPLIADPMYWKGYIEKVGTGTEDIIEKCRDYGLKTPEFYQEEDFRVVIWRTEEQSDPKRSKDDPKMIQSDPKEVEDLIGLIKNNPSISRAELARRLDLSERQVRKIMGQLRADERLTRKGGKIGEWIITDK
- a CDS encoding cobaltochelatase subunit CobN yields the protein MSLKSGIYKHRRTVRRVVAGVVVLCCLWAVYIRYVSPTRVALVNFPAYQASSIALANESRWVRVDVLTVEEAAKIGRYDVALFFGPGLRLNGDQAADIEAAGAKGTAVYTLIFPSGVIANHHVDSLQQELIGDYYGNGNKTNYKNLLGFCRTALDRRKWFAPAVDRPVHLPSDYYWHLGEENFFTDLNGYKSYCREHGFYKEGAPSVALVSGMTSPLSGNRANVDTLIRRLERAGMNVYPIHAARKRLEMLKEVSPDAVIYLPMGRLGGDRAVKWLEERNIPLFCPLTLLQKRQEWEADPRGLTGSYLSASVVLPEIDGGGRPEVLSVQDADENGYYQFVPVDDRVDDLVEAICRQVKLQRMPNRDKRIAVVYLKGPGQSALTAAGLEVAPSLYELLKRLKAEGYTVEGIPETEKEFEAMLQREGSVFGSYAKGRIAEFMATGHPEWIKKSDYEAWVQKVLTPEKYAEVVERYGEAPGSYMVGEQDGEPALAFACLHFGNVVLMPQPPAASGDDEFKIVHGAKVAPPHAYMAPYLWIQNGFKADALIHFGTHGSLEFTPGKQAALSREDWSDRMVGTLPHFYYYTIANVGEGIVARRRTYASLVSYLTPPFMESRTRGQYEELFDLIARYDRTSEVQRQEVALQIKRKVVALGLHHDLQLDSVITIPSTEQEIRQVESFAEEIANEKMTGKLYTMGQVYAGKEMEETVVAMSAEPLAYSLARLDRQKGKITPEQYNDNVFISRYYLSDSRQLVRKALRTGSNLSLGELGVNMEDVMRAKATEMAVSPRQLSMSEMMAMASEAGNNISEGVKKSEGGMKMPAGIPKVGKMPDWVKKRIEARKKAEAEGKKAEMPEVPAEEKEFAQAVGEIERTAENIQQYVQELRESPEREMRSLLNALNGGFIAPSPGGDAVRNPNTLPTGRNLFGINAEATPGVRAWDEGKALAKSTLDRYYRKHGEYPRKVSYTFWAGEFIETEGATLAQALYMLGVAPVRDGMNRVTDLRLIPSAELGRPRIDVVVQTSGQLRDVAASRLELLTKAVKMVAQSENDTCGNYVSEGTVESERILLEKGFSPKEARELSTVRVFGGAGYGTGITGLVEKGDAWEKESEIAARYLVNMGMMYSDGKAWGKYGKEVFEAALHDADVVVQPRQSNTWGALSLDHVYEFMGGLNLTIRQITGKDPETYLSDYRNRNHMRVQDLKEAIGVEGRTTLFNPEYIREKMKGGASSAALFGETIRNTFGWNVMKPSVIGNDIWDRIYQVYVKDEFNLGIHRFFEAENPAALQEITAVMLETARKGYWKATEEQLREISGLHVRFISEHGPACSGFVCDNQKLQKFVISHISENGREVYQKQLDRTREVQTEHRQNAVVLKKEVSYQPAQENRNTLIGLKPVFTGMLIVGILLVLVVIWRRKKR